The following DNA comes from Spirulina major PCC 6313.
CACATCATACGGAATTTCGTTCATTTAATAAATAAAGGTTTCTAGCACCCTTCTCCCGCTGGGAGAAGGGCAGGGGATGAGGGCAGCCATGTTAAGCCGGGACGGGTTCGGCGACGGGGAGGCGATCGATCACGTCGCGCATCATGGTGCTGGCTTCGAGGGCAATTTCTTTGGCGGCGGGGCTGTGAACCATCAGGAACATCATGAGGGGATCAATGGCGGAGACTTCGACTCGGCCATCGTCATGTTCTTGAACCACGACATTGCAGGGATAGAGCACACCGGCTTTGTCGTCGGTTTCGAGCATCCGATGGGCAATGCCGGGATGGCACGCACCGAGGATTTGGTAACGACGGAAATTCACGTCTAATTTTTTCTTCAATGCCCCTTGGACATTAATTTCGGTGAGCACGCCCATCCCGGCTTCTTTCAGGGACTCGGTGACGGCGGCGCTGGCATCGTCAAAGCTGAGGGGAACAATTTTGCTGAAGTGATACATGGCGTTTGGTCTGTAACGTTTTATTTCTGACATGCTAATGCTACCATATTACTATTCAGTTAAGTAATTAATCAATAAAAATAATTATGGCTACAGTCGTTGTGATCGGGGCAGGACTAGGCGGTTTACCGACGGCCTATGAGTTGCGGCATTATTTATCGGCGGGACATCGGGTGGTGTTGGTGTCGCAGGAACCAAATTTTACGTTTATTCCGGGGTTGATTCGGGTGGCGTTAGATTTAAACCCGCTGGAGCATGTGCAGTTGGATTTGAAGAGGTTGGCCCAGCGGCATCGCTTGGAACTGGTGCAGAGTGGGGTGGTGGCACTTGACCCGACGCAGCAGCGGATGACCTTTGCCAATGGGGAGACGTTGAACTATGACTATTTAGCGATCGCCACTGGGGCCTCCCTCAATCTCGCCGCCATTCCGGGTCTTGGTCCCCACGGTGGCTATACCCATTCGGTTTGTACGCCGGATCATGCTGTGGCGGCGAGGACGGCATGGCGAGAATTTTTAGAGAATCCGGGGCCGCTGGTGGTGGGGGCTGCGCCGGGGGCGGGCTGTTTTGGCCCGGCCTATGAATTTATGTTGATGGCGGATTGGGAACTGCGCCGCCGGGGTCTACGCGATCGCGCCCCGATCACCTACATCACCCCGGAACCCTACGTGGGTCATTTGGGTGTATCGGGGATCAAAAATGCCGAGCGGCTCACCGCTGCATTGATGAAAAAACGCGGTATCCACTCGATCACCAATGCCGAAATCACCCGCATCGAACCCAACACCATCCACACCGCCGACGGCCAGAGTTTCCCCTTTGCCTACTCCATGATTCTGCCCTCATTCCTGGGCGCGTCCTTCATCCGTAACACCCCCTACCTGGGCAACGCCAAGGGTTTTATCTCGACCCATGCCGACGGTCGCCATCGCACCTTCTCGAATATCTATGCGCTGGGGGTGGCGGTGGAACTCAAACAACCGGATCAAACCCCTGTCCCTATTGGCCTGCCGAAAAGTGGCGAAATGACGGAGGCCATGGGCTTGGCGGTGGCCCACAATATCGCCGTGGAACTGGGGGAATTAAACGCACCACCGAGCACGCCCACCCTAGAAGCCCTCTGTTTTGCTGAGTTTGGCGATACGGGGATCGCCTATATGGCAGTGCCGGTGCTGGGTCATCCGAACCCGCAGGATCGCCGCTTTTCTGTGGCGATGCAGGGGCCCTGGGTGAATTGGACGAAAGCAGCGTTTGAGGCCTATTTCATCAAGAAAATGGAATGGGGTTTGGGTGTGCCGTGGTTTGAGCGGTTGGGGCTCAAGACGTTGTTTGGGGTGGAGTTGACGCGATCGCTCCCCAACTCTCCCCAAGCGAGTCAGGTGTGAGCCCACTGGGGCGATCGTGCCGGTCATGCGATCGCCCCAGTTGCAAGTCTGGCACTGATTGCACGAGTCTGGTACTGATTATCAGTGAGTCAGAGGCTCACACTACCCTGTCTGGAATCTGCTGTAGTGGGAGCTTCTAGCTCGTTGACCGGATAATTATCAGTGAGTCAGAGGCTCACACTACCCTGTCTGGAATCCGCTGTAGTGCGAGCTTCTAGCTCGTTGACCGGATAATTATCAGTGAGCCAGAGGCTCACACTACCCTGTCTGGAATCCGCTGTAGTGGGAGCTTCTAGCTCGTTGACCGGACTGAGAGGGGGGATCAAGGGACGGCAACATTCGGGGTGAGGTGTTGGAGATAGTCGAGGGTTTCTTGGGCTTCGGCTTCGTCGATGATGCTGAGGGCAAAGCCAACGTGAACTAGGACATATTGCCCCACTTCCACCTCTGGAACATAGGCGAGGCTGACCTCTTTGACCACGCCTCCAAAACTAATTTTGCCCAGACGTAGCAGCGGATCATCACCCGTCATGCTGATTACTTGGCCGGGAATTGCGAGACACATAAGCGGTTATGGGTAAGGGTGGATGGACGAAATTGAGAGGTTAGGGCAGAGAATCAGGCGGTTGTTGAGCCGTCCAGCGCCAGGTAGGCCGCCACTAGTTGACCCACGGCGATGCTGCCATCATGGGGGGGGAGTTGGTGGGGGATGTGGGGGCGAAACCCTCGGTGCTGGAGTTGGGCGATCGCCCCTTCGACGAGATACCGATTCTGAAAACAGCCCCCGGTTAACACCACATCTCTAATCCCTAGTTCTGCCGCACTGGTGACGATTACGTCAATTAAAGTATTGTGAAATTTTGCCGCCATGCGCTCCACCCCTTGCCCTGCACCGCGATCGCGCCACATCGCAGCAATCAACGGCCGCCAATCAAACCCCATCGCCCCAGAGTCCAGGGTTAAACGTCCCCACGGGTAGCGATCGCTCGTTTCACCCCGGTGGGCGGCAAACTCCAGCACCATCGCCCCTTGCCCCTCAAAGGTAGCGCGATCGCACAGCCCCAACAATGCCGCCACCCCATCAAACAACCGCCCCACACTCGATGTCAGCGGCGCATTCACCCCCTGGCGCACCCCCTGAAGCAAAAGCGTCTGGGTGGAGGGAGTAAACCCAGGACAAGGCGGGCAAGCCTCTTGCCACAATGCCCATAGCAACCCCAACGCACTGCGGCGCGGTTCACGGGCGGCGACATCGCCCCCCGGCAACGGAAACGGCAACCAATGCCCCCAACGTTGCCACCCTGCCCCATCGACCCGCAACAGTTCCCCGCCCCAAATCGTGCCATCCTCCCCGTAACCCGTGCCATCCCACGCCACCCCTAGCACGGGACGATCCCACAGTTGCGCGGTGGCAATAGCGGCTAAAACATGGGCGTGGTGGTGTTGCACCCGTTGCAGGGGGAGGTTGCGCTGGATGGCGTATTGGCTGGAAAGATAGTCCGGATGGCGATCGCAGACAATCCGTTCCGGTGTTGTCCCATAGAGAGATTGGAGGCTGGTAATCGTCTGTTCAAAGGCATCTAATGCCTCCGCATTACTCAGGTCGCCAAGATGTTGGCTGAGGATAATCTGACGATTGACGGTGAGGGCGATCGTGTTTTTTTGATGCGCACCCACGGCTAAGGTGGGGGGCATCCCTTGGGGCAACGGGGCAACGGGTAAGGGGGCATAGCCACGCGATCGCCGCACCATCACCACCTGTCCGGCCATCACCCGCACGATCGAATCATCCACGGGCCGCACAATGGGCCGATTATGCACCAAAAACAGATCCGCAATGCCCGCCAATCGCTCCAAGGCTGACTGTTCATCGGTGCAGATCGGCTCATCAGCGCGGTTGCCACTCGTGGCCACAACGGGATGTTGGTACTGGGCCAAAATGAGATGGTGCAATGGGGTATAGGGCAACATCACACCTAGGGTGGGGTTGTGGGGGGCAACGTTGGGCGCGATCGCTGCCTCGGAACGGCGCGACAGAATCACAATCGGGGCTTGGGGGGACTGTAACAAGGCCCATTCTTGGCGGGAAACATCACAATCCTGCCCAAGGCGTTCCCCCAAGGGATACATCAGGGCAAAGGGTTTATCGGGGCGTTGCTTGCGTTGCCGGAGTTTTGCCACGGTGCTGGCTTGCTCCGCCGCAGCGAGGAGATGAAACCCCCCTAGCCCTTTCACAGCGATAATTTGACCCTCCGCAATTTTGGCAACAACCGCCGCAATTGCCGCCGACCCTTGGGCCACAGGATGCCCTGATCGATCCCAGAGTGCCACGGTGGGGCCACAGATGGGGCAGGCGTTGGGCTGGGCATGGAAACGGCGATCGCCCGGATCATCATATTCCTGCTGACAGGCCGGGCAGAGTTTGAACCGGGCCATGGTGGTGTTGGGGCGATCGTAGGGGAGGGCATTGATGATTGTGTAGCGGGGGCCGCAGTGGGTGCAGTTGGTGAAGGGGTAGTGGTAGCGCCGATTTTGGGGGTCGAGGAGGTCAGCGACACAGGCGGAACAGGTGGCCAAGTCGGGTAAAACCAGGGTTGTTTTTGGGCCAGTGGTGGTGCTGGGGCGGATCTCAAACTGGGGGTCGCCTTGGGGGGGGAGAGGGGTCGCTTCTAGGCTATGGATGGTGGCATGGGGGGGAAGGGCGGCAGTGAGGTGGATGGGAAATTGATCGAGATGGGGGCGATCGCCTTCAATTTCAATGTCTACGCCTTGGGATGAATTTTGCACCCAGCCCGTTAAGCCGAGTTCCTGGGCGACGCGATACACACAGGGTCGAAACCCCACCCCCTGCACTACGCCTGTAATGGTTAACCGTTGTCGTTGTCTATCCACAGGCTGACCTCCTGCAATGCTGCTATCTTTGAGGATAACGAGGATCATCGCCCTCGTGTTCCACGGTCTGACCTTTGGCACAAGAAAACCCCCAGCAGGGTGCTGGGGGCTTTCGTTAGGGACGGGACTGACGGGGCTCGAACCCGCAACTTCTGCCGTGACAGGGCAGTGCTCTAACCAATTGAACTACAGTCCCTTGCTAAGCGAACTCTACTATAACGCGATATTTTTGAGCCTGTCAACCCTTTTTTTTGAGTTTTTTCGCTGGAGGGGATGCAGTGCGATCGCAAGGATGGGGGGGTTGCCATGGGGAATTCTGGACTGGGTTCAGATCGATCGGGTTTTGAAGATCCGATCAGAACACCGATAGAGCAACACCAAACAGAGTAAATGGATCGACCAGTGGGCGATCGCAAACCCCCAGATCAAACAAACGGCAGCACAAACCGCCGTCAACACCTGATAGACATCGTGGGTAATCCGCCGATGCAACCAAATATTACCCAAGGCAACCAGCAACAAAACGAGGGGCAAGAGGGGGAATGTCATAGCGAGCACCTATCACAACGGCAGGAATCAACTCGGAACGCGATCGCAAGCCTAAACCGTCATCACGACCGGTAACATTAGCCTCAACTGTATCATTAATTACAATTTGCCACGGGCAAAGATGACGAACAGGGACAGTGATAGTGATATTTCTTTGCATAACTGTAAGGATTCAGGTGGGGGGGGTTGACAAATCAGAAAAAACAGCTAGGTTAGCACAATGAAGCCCATCGAGATTCCCCCAGCCGTCGAACGAGAGCAACTGAGACAAGCATCATCAGAGGTGCTGGTGGAACTGGTGTTGCGGCAACAAGAGATTATTCAGCAACTAGTCTGGGAAATAGAGCGGCTCAAGAACAACGCCAACAGCGATAGCGAGAGTTCATCGAAACCCCCATCAAGCGACATCCACAAACGCTCAGAACACCAACCCCCAGAAAAAGAGCCACCAAGCCAAGGAAAGCGTAAACCCGGTGGGCAACCCGGTCATCAGGGAAAAACTCGCAAAGGGTTTGGCAGAATAGACCGCTACGAAATGGTGCGAGCGCAAGTGTGTGGGTACTGTGGGAGCCAAGAGTTGAGCCTAGTCCCCCGAAAAACGCGCCGCCATGAAGTAGCCGAGTTAATCCAACCCGCCATAGAAGTAGTGGAGTATGAGCAGCAGTGCTGCTGTTGTAGCCGATGTGGACAGGAAACATGGGGAGAGTTACCGCCGCCAGTGCTGGGAGGTCAAAGCTTAGGAGCCGGACTGCAATCCCTGTTGGTGTGGTTGGGGAACTACGCTCACATGAGCTATGAACAGCAGCAGGAATTCCTAGAGGAACTGGGGAATATCACCGTGGGAGTAGGGACATTACAAGCGACCAATGAAAGGGCATCCCAAAGCGTTAAGCCGACAGTAGAGGAACTGGGAAACTGGGTGAAACACCAAGACTATGCCCAAGTGGATGAAACACCATGGCTAGTCAAGGGAGTGAAAGAGTGGATGTGGGTAGTGTGCGGGGTGGGTTTTTGCCTCTTCCACGCCGCTGATACTCGTTCAAGGGCGGAATTAGAGACCCTATTAGGTCGAAGCTTTGATGGTGTACTCGTCTCTGATGACTTCAGTGTGTACAACGGTTATGAGGTGAAAGCCCAGCAGAAGTGCTTGGCTCATCTGAGGCGGCACTTCAAGAAAGTCTGCAAGCTCAGGCATGGAAAAAATCCAGAGTTGGCGAAGGCATTCCTGGATTTGATTGACACAGCCTTTGAGCAGCATCGTCAGTGGCGTGAAACCGAGGATGGGGCTGCCTATCATCAATGGGCGGCGGGCTTTATCTATGAGGTGAAGGCGGCTGTGGAGCATTGGCTCCCCCTGGCTGGGCATGAGGCGGGCTTGTTATTGCGCTCTCTACGCGATAAGGCAAATCAGTGGTGGTATTTCCTGTCCCATCCAGAAATTCCCCCGGATAATAATCGTGCGGAACGCTCGTTGCGGTTGGCTGTAACCAAGCGTAAGGTTTGTGGTGGCTCGCGTTCGATGGTAGGTTTTGCCCAGACGGCAAGGTTACTGAGTGTGATTCAGACTTGTCGGACTCAAGGGCGTTCGGTGTTGAGTTTCTTGAAACAAGCTTTGATGGCGACGGCTTCTCCTGAGCAAGTCTCCATGCCTTCCCTCATCCCTGCTACCTGAATCCTTACACCTGGTTGGGTCAAGACATCCCCTGGGCGCATCTGAGCCACCTGACTACCTGCATCTGGATGGTCATCGCCGTCATCCAAACCGGAGCAGTCAACCTCACGAAATGGCTGCCGTATCTGCCCTGTCGAGGATTGTTTGCCCAAAGTAAACAGCGGCGAGTCCGACGCTGGCTGGGCAATAGCCGCATCAATATTCATCGACTCTACAAACCCATCATCAAAGCCGCCTTAGCCGATTGGCAGGATGAGGTGATGTACCTGAGCTTAGACACCTCACTATTTTGGGATGAGTATTGTCTGATTCGGGTGGCTGTGGTGCATCGCGGTCGTGCTTTACCCCTAGGCTGGCGTGTGTTGGCTCATCCCAGTGCCTCGGTTGCCGCCAACACCTACCGAGAACTGCTCCAAGATGTCGCTCGACTCCTACCGCAAGGGGTGAAGGTGGTGCTGCTGGCTGACCGGGGCTTTGTGCAGACGGAGACTATGACGCTGGTGCGCACCTTCGGCTGGCATTATCGCATCCGCATCAAAAGCAATACCTGGCTTTGGCACTCTGCCAAGGGCTGGAGCCAACCAAAAGCGTTTCATCTCAAACCCGGTGAAGCCCTCTGCTGGCACAACGTCAAACTTCACAAAGGTGAATGGTATGGTCCGGTTCATGTCATTTTCGGTCGCAACAATGTCAATGGCGAGTTTTGGGCGGTTGTCAGTGATGAACCGACCCACCTCCAGACTTTTGCTGAGTATGGTCTCCGGTTTGATATCGAGGAGGCGTTTCTCGATGACCAGTCTGGGGGTTGGCACCTCCAATCTTCCCAACTTCGCTCAGTTTGTGTTCTTTCCCGTCTCTGCTTCATTCTGGCTCTGGCGACTCTCTATGTCTCAGCTTAGGGTCTTGAGGTTGTCCAATCGGGCAAGCGTCGCTGGGTTGACCCCCATTGGTTTCGCGGCAATAGCTATTTTCGTATCGGTCTTGAGTGGATTCGTACTGCTCTCCTTGAGGGCTGGCGCTTGATTCGGCTTGTTGCTTTCTTTTCTAATTCTGACCCTGAACCGGCTATGGCTTCTCGTCCTCAGCATCGGCAACGCTCTTATCGCCTTGAATTCCAGTTTTGCTCTTTTTCTTACTCCCCTGACTGAATCTTTTGTCCGTCAATCAGGTTCTCGGATTTTCTTGGGCATGGATGTGACTATTTGAGATTAAGCATGGATTGGGTTAATTGTTAGGTTTTCGGGGACGGCGGAGGATGCGCCAGAGGGAGAGGAGGGCGAGCCAGATGAGGGCGAAGGGGAAGGCGATTAGTAAGGATTCAGGTACTTGAAACGCAGTCACAGCAAGGCTTTCAAAATCGAGGTGAGTTCTAAACTAACAGTTCATTCTCAATAAGTACGCAAGACTAGGGGTTACAGCCTTGTTTATTGAGAATAACAAAATAGCCCGAAATAGCTGAAACTCATACTGAGCAATGTTTACAGCCAAATTCTCATGACCTGAATACTTACGGCGATTAAACCGAGAACACAGAGGAGAATGAATTGGACTGTGCCTTTTTGGGCAAAGGTGATCAGGCGTTTGAGCCATTGGGGATAGAGGGGAGCGTTGAGGGGAAGATCGAGGTCTTGATAGACTTGTTGCGCAGCAACCGCAGCCGCATAACCTTCTTCAATTCGTCCTACTTTCTGATAGTTCTGATAGCAAGCAGCTAAATTTTGAAGTGAAATTGCTTCGCCCCGTTTATCCTTGATTTGTCGTTCGATCACTAAGGATTGTTCGTAGTAGTCAATAGCTTTTTTGACCTCTCCTAAGGAATTGTAGGCATTGCCCAAATTGCCCAAGGAATTCGCTTCGCCCTTTTTATCCTTGATTTGCCGTGCGATCATTAACTGTTGTTCGTAGTAGCCAATGGCTTTTTCAATGTCTCTCAAGGAATAATAGGTATTACCCAAACCACCGAAGGAATTCGCTTCGCCTTTTTTATCCTTGATTTGCCGTGCGATTACTAAGGATTGTTCGTAGTAGTCAATGGCTTTTTTAACCTCTCCCAAGGAATAGTAGGCATTGCCCAAATTGCCTAAAGAATTCGCTTCGCCTCGTTTATCCTTGATTTGTTGTGCGATTACTAAGTGTTGTTCGTGGTAGTCAATGGCTTTTTTAACCTCTCCCAAAGATTGGTAGGCATTACCCAAATTGCCTAAAGAATTCGCTTCGCCTCGTTTATCCTTGATTTGTTGTGCGATCACTAAGGATTGTTCGTGGTAGTTAATTGCTTTTTCAACCTCTCCCAAGGAATCATAGGCATTGCCCACATTGCCCAAAGAAGCTGCTTCGCCTCGTTTATCCTTGATTTGCCGTGTGATTGCTAAACATTGTTCGTAGTAGCCAATGGCTTTTTTGACCTCTCCCAAAGATTTGTAGGCAAGTCCCAAACTACCCAAAGAATTCACTTCGCCTTGTTTATCCTTGATTTGTTGTGCGATTGCTAAACATTGTTCGTGGTAGTCAATGGCTTTTTTGACCTCTCCCAAAGATTGGTAGGCATTACCCAAATTGCCTAAAGAATTCGCTTCGCCTCGTTTATCCTTGATTTGCCGTGTGATCACTAAGGATTGTTCATGGTAGTTAATGGCTTTTTCAACTTCTCCCAAAGATTGGTAGGCATCACCTAAGCTACCCAAAGAAGCTGCTTCGCTTCGTTTATCCTTGATTTGCCGTGTGATTAGTAAACATTGTTGGTCGTAGTCAATAGCTTTTTCAACCTCTCCCAAAGATTGGTGGGCAACTCCCAAATTGCCTAAGGAAGCTGCTTCACCCTGTTTATCCTTGATTTGCCGTGCGATCGCTAAAGATTGTTTATGGTAGTCGATGGCCTTTTTATAGTCTCCCAAGGAATGGTGGGCAATCCCCAAACAGGTAAGCGAAGCTCCATAACGCCAGTGGGTGCGATCGCGCCACACCTCGATCAATGGTTCATAAAGCGCGATCCGTTCCTGTTGAAATCCTCGCAAATCAAGAAAATCATTGACCGATTCTCGTTGGCTTGCACCGTGATCAATCACATCAAAAGCCTGCTCATGTTCCCCAAGCTCACAGTGATGATGAAACAACTCTAGATAATCCTGAACTTCGGCTAATTCGCGATCGCGCTCCTCGAAAATGTCCCAGGGATAGGGCTTTTTCCGAGCGTCGTAATAGGCGATCGCCCAACGATGCAACGGAGCGCGATCCGTCACCTGTGCCAAGAGATACGATCGCACAAACGGCAACACCGTCACCCCCCCATTCGCCTGCTCCGTCAAAAGACCACGATTCACCAACCCCCAAAACAGCCCCGACTCTTCCACCGCCACCACATCCACCCCAAACGCCCCGCGCAACACCGCCAACCGCGTCAACACCTCCCGCTCCCGTGCCGACAACCGCCCAAAATTCGCCGCCAATACCGTTTTTAACTGCACCCGTTGATTCCGATGCTGCCCCTCCAACTGCGACAGCACCCCCCCAAACTCCGGAGCCTTCAACTCCTCAATTGACTTTTGCCGCTGCCACGACCCCTGACTATTCAGCAAGCCCGCCGCGAGCGTCAGCGTCAACGGATGCCCATCCACCAACCGCGAAAACGCCGCCAACTTACCCGGCTCCCGCTCCCCAATCCCCAACAAAGCCAACAACCGCGCCCCCTCCTCCAGCTCCAAACCCGGCAACACACACCACGCCGGACAAACTTGATCAAGCTCCGGCTCCTGCTGGGACGTGAGCAACACCTCACTGCGTCGCCCCCCATTCACCCATCGCTGCAAAAACGTGATGTATTCCCCCTGATTCAGCACCGATTCAAAATTATCCAACACCACCAAAAACCGCTCATTTTGCAACAGCGCGATCGCCTCATCACACAACGCCTCAAACTGCATCCGCTCCAAGGTATCGCGGGGAATCTCGCCCCACTGTAAGAGCGATCGCGCCACCGTCTCAAACTTGGGCGCAAGCCCCAAATCAAACCACCCTTTCCCCGCAAAATCATCCCGCTCCTCAAACAATTTCACCGCCAGCGTTGATTTCCCCATGCCTGCCATCGCAATAATCCCGGAGAGCTTCGTATTTTCATCCGTCAGCCAAGCGTTGAGTTTTTCCTGTTCTCGTTTCCGTCCTTGGAAATGGCGAAAATGGGGGCGCGATCCGATAGTAGATCGCGATTTGGCTTGGGGTTGGATGCTCTCCTTTAATGCTCGGATTTCTTCTTTAATCTCTCCTTGACCGTGTTTAAGTTCGTCTAGATCGTTTTTGAGATCGTGCCCAATCTGTGCCGCGATTTTCTGTAATTCCGCCACCTGATCCCGTTGCAGGGCCTCATATCGCGCCTGAATTTGATTCACCACATCCGGCGAAATTTCCCCAGTTCCCGCCACCTGCAACCCCTGCACCGTCCGCAAAATTTCCCCCAACAGCGAAAGCGTCATTCCTGCAAACGCCTTCCCCCCGGTTTCAAAATCCGCCTTCAACACCTCCCGCAACGCAAACGCAAAGGTATCTTGCAAATGCGCCGCCAAATCCGTCACGGTCTGCGGGCTGAGTTCAATTTCAACCGCAGGACAAAAATAGTGAGCGATCGCCGTTTTCCATTCCGACAGATCCAAAACAGCCCGCTGAGATTCGGGGTCAGTTAGCCATGCCGTGAGTTGATCTTCTTGAATGCCTTGGATTAATGTCTGGCCTGGGATAATCGGCTCGGCAAACGACGGCCACATTTCCGGTAAATCTTTGGCTAATTTTTTGAGTGCTTTTTCATCAACGTGCTTTAGGGCAAAATCCGAAACAGAGCGGGCGATCGCACTCCCCACCGCCTTCGTTAAATCATGATTACTCAGATCACCTTTTTTGCGACCATCAAGCCAATCCCCCAACGCATTCGCCGCCACACCCCCCGCGACACCACTACCCCCCGACCCCAAAGCCCC
Coding sequences within:
- a CDS encoding DUF302 domain-containing protein translates to MYHFSKIVPLSFDDASAAVTESLKEAGMGVLTEINVQGALKKKLDVNFRRYQILGACHPGIAHRMLETDDKAGVLYPCNVVVQEHDDGRVEVSAIDPLMMFLMVHSPAAKEIALEASTMMRDVIDRLPVAEPVPA
- the tnpC gene encoding IS66 family transposase, whose product is MKPIEIPPAVEREQLRQASSEVLVELVLRQQEIIQQLVWEIERLKNNANSDSESSSKPPSSDIHKRSEHQPPEKEPPSQGKRKPGGQPGHQGKTRKGFGRIDRYEMVRAQVCGYCGSQELSLVPRKTRRHEVAELIQPAIEVVEYEQQCCCCSRCGQETWGELPPPVLGGQSLGAGLQSLLVWLGNYAHMSYEQQQEFLEELGNITVGVGTLQATNERASQSVKPTVEELGNWVKHQDYAQVDETPWLVKGVKEWMWVVCGVGFCLFHAADTRSRAELETLLGRSFDGVLVSDDFSVYNGYEVKAQQKCLAHLRRHFKKVCKLRHGKNPELAKAFLDLIDTAFEQHRQWRETEDGAAYHQWAAGFIYEVKAAVEHWLPLAGHEAGLLLRSLRDKANQWWYFLSHPEIPPDNNRAERSLRLAVTKRKVCGGSRSMVGFAQTARLLSVIQTCRTQGRSVLSFLKQALMATASPEQVSMPSLIPAT
- a CDS encoding HypC/HybG/HupF family hydrogenase formation chaperone — translated: MCLAIPGQVISMTGDDPLLRLGKISFGGVVKEVSLAYVPEVEVGQYVLVHVGFALSIIDEAEAQETLDYLQHLTPNVAVP
- the hypF gene encoding carbamoyltransferase HypF; its protein translation is MDRQRQRLTITGVVQGVGFRPCVYRVAQELGLTGWVQNSSQGVDIEIEGDRPHLDQFPIHLTAALPPHATIHSLEATPLPPQGDPQFEIRPSTTTGPKTTLVLPDLATCSACVADLLDPQNRRYHYPFTNCTHCGPRYTIINALPYDRPNTTMARFKLCPACQQEYDDPGDRRFHAQPNACPICGPTVALWDRSGHPVAQGSAAIAAVVAKIAEGQIIAVKGLGGFHLLAAAEQASTVAKLRQRKQRPDKPFALMYPLGERLGQDCDVSRQEWALLQSPQAPIVILSRRSEAAIAPNVAPHNPTLGVMLPYTPLHHLILAQYQHPVVATSGNRADEPICTDEQSALERLAGIADLFLVHNRPIVRPVDDSIVRVMAGQVVMVRRSRGYAPLPVAPLPQGMPPTLAVGAHQKNTIALTVNRQIILSQHLGDLSNAEALDAFEQTITSLQSLYGTTPERIVCDRHPDYLSSQYAIQRNLPLQRVQHHHAHVLAAIATAQLWDRPVLGVAWDGTGYGEDGTIWGGELLRVDGAGWQRWGHWLPFPLPGGDVAAREPRRSALGLLWALWQEACPPCPGFTPSTQTLLLQGVRQGVNAPLTSSVGRLFDGVAALLGLCDRATFEGQGAMVLEFAAHRGETSDRYPWGRLTLDSGAMGFDWRPLIAAMWRDRGAGQGVERMAAKFHNTLIDVIVTSAAELGIRDVVLTGGCFQNRYLVEGAIAQLQHRGFRPHIPHQLPPHDGSIAVGQLVAAYLALDGSTTA
- a CDS encoding tetratricopeptide repeat protein, which produces MSLLRLTVFSGLVLVGASCAGLPSLLGALGSGGSGVAGGVAANALGDWLDGRKKGDLSNHDLTKAVGSAIARSVSDFALKHVDEKALKKLAKDLPEMWPSFAEPIIPGQTLIQGIQEDQLTAWLTDPESQRAVLDLSEWKTAIAHYFCPAVEIELSPQTVTDLAAHLQDTFAFALREVLKADFETGGKAFAGMTLSLLGEILRTVQGLQVAGTGEISPDVVNQIQARYEALQRDQVAELQKIAAQIGHDLKNDLDELKHGQGEIKEEIRALKESIQPQAKSRSTIGSRPHFRHFQGRKREQEKLNAWLTDENTKLSGIIAMAGMGKSTLAVKLFEERDDFAGKGWFDLGLAPKFETVARSLLQWGEIPRDTLERMQFEALCDEAIALLQNERFLVVLDNFESVLNQGEYITFLQRWVNGGRRSEVLLTSQQEPELDQVCPAWCVLPGLELEEGARLLALLGIGEREPGKLAAFSRLVDGHPLTLTLAAGLLNSQGSWQRQKSIEELKAPEFGGVLSQLEGQHRNQRVQLKTVLAANFGRLSAREREVLTRLAVLRGAFGVDVVAVEESGLFWGLVNRGLLTEQANGGVTVLPFVRSYLLAQVTDRAPLHRWAIAYYDARKKPYPWDIFEERDRELAEVQDYLELFHHHCELGEHEQAFDVIDHGASQRESVNDFLDLRGFQQERIALYEPLIEVWRDRTHWRYGASLTCLGIAHHSLGDYKKAIDYHKQSLAIARQIKDKQGEAASLGNLGVAHQSLGEVEKAIDYDQQCLLITRQIKDKRSEAASLGSLGDAYQSLGEVEKAINYHEQSLVITRQIKDKRGEANSLGNLGNAYQSLGEVKKAIDYHEQCLAIAQQIKDKQGEVNSLGSLGLAYKSLGEVKKAIGYYEQCLAITRQIKDKRGEAASLGNVGNAYDSLGEVEKAINYHEQSLVIAQQIKDKRGEANSLGNLGNAYQSLGEVKKAIDYHEQHLVIAQQIKDKRGEANSLGNLGNAYYSLGEVKKAIDYYEQSLVIARQIKDKKGEANSFGGLGNTYYSLRDIEKAIGYYEQQLMIARQIKDKKGEANSLGNLGNAYNSLGEVKKAIDYYEQSLVIERQIKDKRGEAISLQNLAACYQNYQKVGRIEEGYAAAVAAQQVYQDLDLPLNAPLYPQWLKRLITFAQKGTVQFILLCVLGLIAVSIQVMRIWL
- a CDS encoding NAD(P)/FAD-dependent oxidoreductase, with amino-acid sequence MATVVVIGAGLGGLPTAYELRHYLSAGHRVVLVSQEPNFTFIPGLIRVALDLNPLEHVQLDLKRLAQRHRLELVQSGVVALDPTQQRMTFANGETLNYDYLAIATGASLNLAAIPGLGPHGGYTHSVCTPDHAVAARTAWREFLENPGPLVVGAAPGAGCFGPAYEFMLMADWELRRRGLRDRAPITYITPEPYVGHLGVSGIKNAERLTAALMKKRGIHSITNAEITRIEPNTIHTADGQSFPFAYSMILPSFLGASFIRNTPYLGNAKGFISTHADGRHRTFSNIYALGVAVELKQPDQTPVPIGLPKSGEMTEAMGLAVAHNIAVELGELNAPPSTPTLEALCFAEFGDTGIAYMAVPVLGHPNPQDRRFSVAMQGPWVNWTKAAFEAYFIKKMEWGLGVPWFERLGLKTLFGVELTRSLPNSPQASQV
- a CDS encoding transposase, whose product is MGQDIPWAHLSHLTTCIWMVIAVIQTGAVNLTKWLPYLPCRGLFAQSKQRRVRRWLGNSRINIHRLYKPIIKAALADWQDEVMYLSLDTSLFWDEYCLIRVAVVHRGRALPLGWRVLAHPSASVAANTYRELLQDVARLLPQGVKVVLLADRGFVQTETMTLVRTFGWHYRIRIKSNTWLWHSAKGWSQPKAFHLKPGEALCWHNVKLHKGEWYGPVHVIFGRNNVNGEFWAVVSDEPTHLQTFAEYGLRFDIEEAFLDDQSGGWHLQSSQLRSVCVLSRLCFILALATLYVSA